A window of Paenibacillus sp. 19GGS1-52 contains these coding sequences:
- a CDS encoding SDR family NAD(P)-dependent oxidoreductase, with protein MKYTVITGASSGIGYEATLAFAARGKNLILVARRLDKLEELKSKIQDMDPNVNVIVCSSDLSVTEQAYTLYNALKEYQIETWINNAGLGEASFIAEQNLDKVETMLRVNIESLTILSTLFVRDYADVEGTQLINVSSALGYAIAVGSVAYSASKYYVSAFTEGLAKELELKGAKIKAKVLAPAITETEFVKKSIDAEEFDFKANMPKYHTAKQMAGFMVDLYDSNEVVGIVDQNYVFNLRGQIYPVISEF; from the coding sequence ATGAAGTACACAGTGATCACAGGAGCAAGCTCAGGTATAGGATATGAGGCTACGTTGGCGTTTGCTGCACGCGGCAAAAACTTAATTTTGGTAGCAAGAAGATTAGACAAATTAGAAGAGCTCAAATCAAAAATTCAGGATATGGATCCTAATGTAAATGTTATTGTTTGTTCAAGTGACCTGTCTGTTACAGAACAGGCCTACACACTGTATAACGCTTTAAAGGAATACCAAATTGAGACATGGATTAACAATGCTGGGCTTGGTGAAGCTTCTTTTATAGCAGAACAGAATTTAGATAAAGTTGAAACTATGTTACGTGTTAACATCGAATCCTTGACGATCCTTTCTACACTATTTGTGCGAGATTATGCTGATGTAGAAGGAACTCAGTTAATTAACGTATCATCCGCACTCGGATATGCCATCGCTGTTGGGAGTGTTGCTTATTCTGCATCTAAATATTATGTTAGTGCCTTCACCGAAGGGCTCGCAAAAGAACTAGAGCTTAAAGGTGCGAAAATAAAGGCGAAAGTTCTAGCACCTGCAATAACCGAAACGGAATTTGTGAAGAAATCCATAGATGCTGAAGAATTTGATTTCAAAGCAAACATGCCTAAGTACCACACTGCCAAACAAATGGCGGGCTTCATGGTGGATCTTTATGATAGCAACGAAGTGGTAGGTATTGTGGACCAGAACTATGTTTTCAATCTGAGAGGTCAAATCTATCCAGTAATTTCAGAATTTTAA